A single Bosea sp. PAMC 26642 DNA region contains:
- a CDS encoding L,D-transpeptidase has protein sequence MIDRRRFTLPILSFAATGLVGCGTGSILGLPDIGPGRRSLTTRTLQRANYAELYVTYPGERFRVPAVDYRQIDPGYLRQTVEFSGNEAPGSIIVDPASYHLYFVEKPGVATRYGVGVGREGFGWSGAAKINMKRDWPDWVPPREMIERDPEIKDKLEKTPRGLGVLGGPKNPLGARALYLFDDSGDIGYRIHGTLEPYTVGTNVSSGCVRMINQDIIHLYARVSPGTPVTVLAA, from the coding sequence ATGATCGATCGCCGCCGGTTTACATTGCCTATCCTCTCCTTCGCCGCAACAGGCCTCGTCGGCTGTGGCACTGGAAGCATTCTCGGGCTGCCCGACATCGGGCCGGGAAGGCGGAGCCTGACGACACGCACACTGCAGCGCGCAAACTATGCCGAACTGTACGTTACCTACCCAGGCGAACGCTTTCGGGTGCCGGCAGTGGATTATAGGCAGATCGATCCTGGCTATCTTCGCCAGACTGTCGAATTTTCCGGCAACGAGGCGCCGGGATCGATCATCGTCGATCCAGCGTCGTACCATCTTTATTTCGTCGAAAAGCCGGGGGTTGCCACACGCTACGGCGTGGGCGTCGGTCGCGAAGGATTCGGCTGGTCCGGTGCTGCCAAGATCAATATGAAACGCGACTGGCCCGATTGGGTCCCGCCACGGGAAATGATCGAACGCGACCCCGAAATCAAAGACAAGCTCGAAAAGACGCCCAGAGGTCTGGGCGTACTCGGCGGCCCAAAAAACCCGCTGGGAGCACGCGCCTTGTATCTTTTCGACGATAGCGGGGACATCGGCTATCGGATCCACGGTACGCTGGAGCCCTACACGGTCGGCACCAACGTCTCTTCGGGCTGCGTCCGGATGATCAACCAGGACATCATCCACCTCTACGCGCGCGTTTCGCCGGGTACACCGGTCACCGTGCTGGCGGCGTAA
- a CDS encoding DUF7696 family protein encodes MPVFDDKGPKLVWSEFSGRMIPISCEAWRHECEVAFLLGLPIAMQAEMLEGSPNEGHPNQLGIRSTRGESAVTMLRLEISRLKEIRRLRPSHRGEDRRPAA; translated from the coding sequence ATGCCCGTCTTTGACGATAAAGGTCCGAAGCTTGTGTGGTCCGAATTCTCCGGACGGATGATTCCAATCTCGTGTGAGGCTTGGCGTCACGAGTGTGAAGTCGCGTTCCTGCTCGGTCTTCCAATCGCCATGCAGGCCGAGATGCTTGAGGGATCACCTAATGAGGGACATCCAAACCAGCTGGGAATTCGATCAACCCGCGGAGAATCGGCTGTGACAATGCTCCGCTTGGAGATCAGCCGCTTGAAAGAAATCAGGCGGCTGCGGCCGTCGCATCGCGGTGAAGACAGGCGGCCCGCGGCGTAG
- a CDS encoding PepSY domain-containing protein gives MKTFLITTLICTATAFGAVAQTATTSPQPSPTAPADANAPLPGANSFTEGQAKSRLEANGYSAVMDLKKDDQGVWRGKATHEGKSTAVSIDYRGNIVRN, from the coding sequence ATGAAAACGTTTCTCATCACGACCTTGATCTGCACCGCGACCGCCTTTGGCGCAGTCGCGCAGACTGCGACAACGTCGCCCCAGCCCTCGCCGACGGCTCCTGCGGATGCCAATGCCCCACTGCCTGGCGCCAACAGCTTCACCGAAGGACAGGCCAAAAGCCGTCTGGAAGCCAATGGCTACTCCGCCGTCATGGACCTCAAGAAGGATGATCAGGGCGTGTGGCGCGGCAAGGCCACCCATGAGGGGAAGTCGACCGCCGTATCCATCGACTACCGCGGCAATATCGTTCGCAACTGA